TTTTTAACTTTCTTTATTGCAAAATTACCCTTTTATCCTCCAAATTAAAACATGCAACTTCTTTGTTAAAACTCCAATTTGTGCACTGTCTATGCTTAGAGCAAGTCCATCGGGAGCTCTTAGGCCGCCACCCAACTGATTCCCTCCAGCCCAATCCAATAGGGCAGTTGACAGCCCAAGCCGTCCCAAGGGCCGGCCTATGTGACATCATGCTTATGCCATCATGACATCACAAGccaattaaattttgttttttgcatcAGGGCACGCGTCCCCTACAAGAAAACGTGGACGGGGGCCGCTTGTGTGGGTGCTCTTACAGTTCCGATGGAGAGGCCACGTGGCTCATTCTAggctgttggatttccaacagctAGTTTTTTGGACCGTTGggtttccaacggtaaaaaaaaatttaatttgaaaatcaaCGGCTAGTAACGTGGTGTAATCTAGGTCGTTTGATCCAAAGATCAACGATCCACGTTTTTCcccccaaaaattaaaaagaaagaaaggcaCAACGGTCAGAATTATAACCGTTGGCCACATGTCAACATATGGGCTATTGGATTTGaatctttttcaaatccaacagtccagattaattaactaaattaaaattaataaaaaattattaaaaattgttaaaaaatacataaaaaattaaaaaaaaaaatctataaatacctaaccctcatcttccaccttacaccacatttcaatattttcaacactttctaccaaagctttcatatacattttgtgtgaaaaaaatgGCTATGTGGAAGCTTATCGAAGATCTTAAGTTGTGTGAATGCTGGGTTCACATTACTCATGACCGGATTACGGGTAATGAATTggagttgcgagaaatgtggagtagaATTACAGAAGCATTTTGCACTAGGCATGGAAAAAACACTAGAAGTAGTCAAGGCCTTCAAGGGCATTGGATAAAACTCAACATATCCTTCACTTGTTGGAAAAACACTCTCTTGATTGCTTCCAATAATTtacgtagtgggacaagtttagcagATCAGGTGgctatatttttgtttatttatatgtattcgacacgcatcaatattttaatttatttatttgtgttacacctgcattttataatattgtctTAACCCacattttgtataattttgtatttatttgtactactttatttaatttcgtcttaatttttagtttttttctttttgatagaaaaagaaaatattatagCGAAAAACCTCTTACACTGCCAGTACTAATACAGTCAAATTGAAAAGCCAAGTGAGCATCCACAGGGAGACAAGCATCCCAAATACAACAGTTCGAACTATGAAGACCAATAGACACCAAAGCATCCGCTACGAAGTTTGCCTCCCTGAAGATGTGGCTCCATCTAATGTCATGAAAGCTGCTGGCACACCACCTGATGTCTTCAATAGGTTTTAGGTTCCAGGGCACATCATAAGCTCCACAAATAGCATCCAAGACAAGCTTTGAGTCGCCTTCCACCAAGACATGTTTccaattccttctctttgcccaGATTAGCGCTTCATGGAGAGCCAAAGCCTCGGCAACATTGATGCTCATAAATCCGAATTTCATTGCACCAACAAGGATAGGTTTACCATCCCAATTCCTAACCACGAACCCTCTAGCAGCCAAAGAGTGAGAAACAGATCCATCAAAGTTTATTTTAACATAATTAGGTGGAGGGGGCTGCCACTTAATCAAATTATCTTGACAACCAACCTCAGGGTTCTTTTCATGACTAGTATTCTCTTTAAAGAACTCTTTAGTCGTTGTTAGGGCGCGAATAACATACTGGTACGGTATAggattctcatttttttaatataattgcATTTTTATCATTCCGGATTTGCCAACAACTGGACAAAGCTTTACTTAAATAGCtaacttcaaattttcaatcatGTGGCAAGGTACTTAGCTACTCATTTACCTTAGGATTATTTGCAATATTGCAAAAATAAGGTTCATTCGAACAGGTCCAGACTTGCACAACGTAATAGCAGTGAAGAAAAAGGTGGTCCTTGTCTTCCTCATGATTATGGCACATCTGGCATTGATTAGTTACATTGGGTAAAAACTTGTTGAGACGTTTACTAGTTTGTAACCTTCCTTTGACAAAAGTCCAAGCAAATAATTTAACCTTAGGAGGCAGAGTCTGCTTCCAGATCCTATTAATCAGCATTTGTGTTGGGGATGTATTTAAATTCTCGACTTGGAACTAAGTTGCAGATTTCACTGAAAACTTTCCATTAGGATTAGGACCCCAAATAGTAGAGTTGGAGGTACTATTAATAGGAAGAGGAATGTCACAAATCTTATTAACAATATTAGTATCTATAACAGTCTCAAGCTTGTTTCTATCCTACTAACCATTAACTATAAACTTAGCAACTTTTATATCCCACTTAATACAATGGAATTGGTTTCTGGTATAAGATGAAAAATGGGGTGAGGAAAAACCTAGTTCTGGGTCCAAAACAAGATGTCTTTGCCATCATTGACCACCTATCGCATACCCCTTGAAATTATATTCCTTGATCCCAGTATTCTTTTCTAAGCAACCAAATGATGTTGCTTTACTTTACTATCCAAAAAGTTCTCATTCCTAAGGTATTTCCTTCTAACTATATTTGCCCACCAGTTATCCTTATCAAATAAAACTTTCCATCCCAACTTAGCAAGGCAAGCTCTATTGAAGTGATCAATGTTTCTAATACCTAAGCCACCCGCTTGTTTAGGTCTACAGACTTCCTTCCAACTTACTGGATTGCACTGGTGGGTATTACCCCAGAAAAATTGTCTAGAGTATTTATTTAGTTGATTAGTTAACTTCTTAGGGCACTTGAAACAAGACATTATATGATTAGGCATACCTGAGAGGTTCGCTTGAACAAGAGTGAGCCTACCCGCCTTAGATAGAGAATTAGCTTTCCAACCCACTAATTTTTGCTTCACTCTTCTAATCAGCTCACTTCCATTCAAGGGATCCTTCCAAAAAACAATGTTATGAATTCCAAGGTATTTTCCAATGGTAGATTTATGTTGAATGTGAAGAATATTTACAACCTCATTTCTAGTTTGGCTATTagtatttgaagaaaaataaagagaagatttattaaaattaatttgctACCCCGAAGCAATGACAAACTTACTTAGAACATCTATAGCATTTCTAGCACCCTTAGTAGtagctttaataaaaatgagaCTGTCATCCGCAAAAATAAGATTTAAAACTTTATAGCCAAATGGAGAGGTGAGTAAACCAATATGAGATTTAGGAACAGTTGCTAAGGCATTTAATTGTCTGATTAAAGGTTCCATACAAAGGATGAAAATATACAAAGAAGGAGGGTCACCTTGTCTTATACCTCTGCTTGCATTAAAATATCTATGAGGTTCACCATTAATATTGATAGAAAAAGAAGCCGAGGAAATACAGTTCATCACTAGGTTAACCCACCTTTGACAAAATCCAAAACTTTCCAAGACACTTGATGTAAGCCCAGTTAAGTAAATCATAAGCCTTTTTCCAAGTCAAGCTTAATGGCAAGATCCCCCGTTCTTCCCTTCTTCCTATTAAAACTTGTGAATAGTTCATGAGCAATGAAAATATTATCTTGAATAGATCTTCCCGACGTAAACACTCCCTGGTTAGGGGATATGCAAATAGGAATAATGGATTTTAGCCTGGCACATAAAACCTTAGTTATAATTTTGTAGCTCACATTGCAAAGACTTATCAGATGATAATTATTTATGGTCTCTGGGAACTCCACTTTCGGGATTAAAGCAATATTTGTATGGTTAATCAAATGGAGGTTAGTACAATTAACAAAACAATCCTTGACCATGTTGCACATAGAAGGTCCAACCATACTCTAACACTCCTGATAAAAGCTAGCATGGATCCCATCAGGACCTGGGGCTTTAAGAGCTCTAATACTTTTAACAGCATTCCATATCTCACTATCCATGGGAATAACAGTTAGTTTACAATTTTGTTCACTTGTTATACAAGGCTCAGTGATGTGGGTAACCAACTTAATCTGGTCAATGGAGGGATTTTTCCCTCGTGCAAATCTCattttaaattcattaacaAAAACCTGCTCCATCCCTTCTCCTTTAGACCATCCATTGCCATctcgaaatttgttgatttCATTCCGTTTTTTCCTTATTGTTGCACTCAATTGAAAGAACCTTTATTTTTGTCACCATTTTTAAGCCAGTTGGCTTTAGCTTTTTGAGCCCACATTACTTCTTCCTCCTTGAGAACCCAAGAGAGTTGATCATTTATTTGCACTTTTAGTTGAATTTTATCCTGCAGAGTATTATAAACATTATCATTGCTATTCAATGACATAATTTCCTGTTGGATTTTGCTAAGATCATTTCGGAGcttctgttttctttctttaactGACCTAAACACCACACGATTCCAATTTCTCACAAGGAAAGAAAACTTACCTAAACAACCCCTAAAATAGTCCAATGGGGATAATCTCTCATCGTAACTCCAAGTTTCCTtcacaaaatttttaaaatctgGGTGTAAATTCCACATAGCGTCAAACTTAAAGGTCTTCCTTCTTTGACTAACATGAGGTCCAACCGTATCCAAGAAAATAGGACTATGGTTAGAACCCAGAATAGGTTAGTTATGAAGGAAATAGTTAGGATAGGCTTCAAGCCAGTAGGAGTTTGCTACTACTCTATCAAGTCTCTCAAAAATGAGAGTTTCATCTTTATGGTTGTTAGTCCAAGTAAAAGGAACCCAGATGCATGTAAAGAAATAAGATCAGTTTTgctaaaaaaattcacaaaatttgtCATATAGCAATTGTTATTTCGATTGCCCCCCCTCCCAAAACCACTTTTCCTAAGTGTCTATGATGCAGTTAAAATCCCCTACCATCATCCAAAGCTTATGACCAGGGTTGAGGGTAAGTAACTCCTGCCACATACTCTCTTGAAGGGTTTTCTGAGGGTAAACGTAAACAAAAGTagtaaaaatttcaacattcagCACCACATCCCTAATAGAAGCATGAATAAAACGCGAAGAAGCAAAGATAACATTAATATATAACATGCTAGAATTCCAACATAGAAATACTCCCCTGGACCTCCCCTCGGGGTTACATCCAAAAACTGATCAAAATGTCTCACAAAATAACTAGTATGGGTTTTCTCCACAGCGGACTTGGTTTCAACAAAGCAAAAGAAATCTAACTTAGACAAACTACAAAGATAATTGAAATTAGATATGAACATTGGTATTCCCATACCCTTACAGTTCCACACCATACCCTTCATTAATCTAACTCGTCAAGATAAGCAGATGGACCTACCTCCTCAACATTTTCCTCTTGGATACACTTCCTAGGACTCAGCATTCCCACCGTAGGTCTAGTAGTTGTAGAAGTCATCTCAGTTGCATGCAAAGCAGCAACAAAGTCCCCAGCGTGCTCTCTAGCTCCAGACTCATTGTCTTGCACATATGGCATCATAACATCCTGATTTTGTTCCAGCATAGACATggcataaaaaaaattcaatttcctAGTCTAAGTCCACTAGAATTATAAGACTCACATTGAAAAGTTATATCAACAAGATTATCGAAAACAAGGTAGCTAGGTGAGAACTACTCATTAATGAACTTAACTTAAAAAAGGAAGTCATCACTAGCAATGCCTCGGTATTCTAGACAATCTACATTTACCTGTCTATCATGCTCTTTGGCCTTCCCAGCCCTCCTCCTGTCATGCACTAAGTCTGCCTTTGGAGTCCATTTCAGCTTAGGGCTAGAAGCCACATCCTTATAGGACCTACCCTCCTTTGAGCTTTCATCAGAAATTCTTTTCTCACCTCTCCTCCTCCACTTGGGAATGACCGTAGTCCAGCCCTCTTCATCTGGTATGCTAACATCCACTCACTGGCCCAATTTCTAGCACTCTATATAATCATCCTCCACATTAGCAGCCTTAAGAAAACATAGCATCACATCATCTTGAAGACAAGCTTTTATATCTTCATGAACAACTACATCTTTTGGGTAAACAGTTGGTTCATCCTCAAAATCTTTATCAATCATGAAACAACCATCATTAATCTCAAACTCCGCACAGCTATGTCTTTCAAGACGTCTTCGTCCGCAATAGAAGCAAACCTCAAATAATTTCTCATAGCTAATCAGAATAGGTGAACCTCATTGTGGTTTATAATTAAAACACGCCTCAGAGGGAAATGTAAGTCCACCTCCAGCAAAACTTTCACGAACAGCCCGCTCAGACCTAAAGTTACTTCATCAACCCTAATCACTTTCCCGATTGGTTGAGTGATGTCCCTGATAATTTGTTCTTCTTTGTACTCCACCGGGACATACGACAATCTCGCCCACACCACCAGCGTAGTAATAATATCAATATCCTTGAAGTTTTGTGTCCATCATTCTATATGGAAAATTTGGCCCTGGACATACCATGGCCTATTGTTTAGGACATACTTCAAGTCGTCTTCATCTGTGAACTCAAGAGCAAACCATTTCCTTCCAAAATGGTCCAAATAAAAGGTACTCTTCACCTTGTTTTTCCACAAGAAACCCAGCTTCCATTTAATCAGATAAGCATCAAGGGGTTGATCAAACATCTTCCCCATAAGAACCCTAGAGAGCATGTGGTCAACATTGATAGAGGAAGCAAGGTGGGTAGTGACCCTAGTTACACTTCTTTCCATAGTGAATGTGCTTATCACTTTCTTGACGATAATCGGGTCTTGACCGAGCTCAAGAACAGGAAAAGGGTTTTCCCATCTGGGGATGTAGCCCTCTGAGTAGATATGAGGTCTACGGGCAGAGGACGAGCAGAAGGCAGCAAGTTGAGGGTTGGTCATCTTGAGAGAGAAATGAAAGGAAATGCTTGAGAGTATTAGGGTTAGTGGGTTGAGCAGAAAACCTAAGTGAAGATTTATAAGGAGCCAATTAGGAGGAAACCAACCATCAAAACAAACTAACAAATATCATGATTATCCCAAGCCACCAATTGTTGGGATCAAAGCCCTAATAAAACACAACTAGACTGAACAGTCTAAAACCAATCACAACAAAGCAAACCAAGTAGGGGAAGATTAAACGTTCCTAAAGATAGTAGCCCCCAAGAAAAGCAAAACTATCCCAAACCCCCATGAAACACCAGTAAAGATGGGATCTTCACCCAAACAACAAAACCCGGAAGAGCCAAAAGTCCCAATAAATAGAAGAGAGAACGCGAGGCCCTCGAAAACGAAACCATAGAGACCATACAGACAACTAATAAATTAGactaattaaagaaaaactcaCACCATAAACAACCAAAAAACTAACAAGTAAAGAGCAAATAGCTAGGTAATCAAATAAAcctaaaaaaacacacaaaataaaattacataacctcaccaaataaacttaaaaaaacacacaaaataaaattacataaactcacaaaataaacttaacacacgaaataaaattacataaactcacaaaataaacttaaaaaaacaaacgaaataaaattacataaactcaccaaataaacttaaaaaaaaaaatacactaaaTAAACCAAGAACTTTATTCTTCCACCACAAACTCCTTGTAATTATCTTCACCTTGTTGCAATCCCCACTGGTACTCAATCAAGTCACTTTGACAAGTACAAtgccagtatggctcttgcatTGAAGTGTACCGCTCAACGATCAATtgattgtaacgtccatcccatTCCAATGGCTCGTGTTGCATAGGGATCTTAgatggcgtcatgagcacaatagatacatgttcttgagttgttcattaTGTCTGGCTTGTATTCATTgacggcatcataatcatactcatcttcaacaatcatgttgtggagaacaATAAACGTtgtccaccttgggtaaatgcccTTTACAAGGTAGTACAGTCCTTCGTATCTATGGCCATTGACCCAATATGTGTGACTCTAGGTACTTTTCCTTGTAGCACTTCGTGGAAGactggagattgggcaaggacatttaggtcattctgagtTCCTGGAACAACAAAAATTgtatgccaaatccatgtatcaaatgaagccaccgcttccaaaatgatacttttggctcagttgccataagctccttgccatgcacttggacaatttttccagGTCTAGTGCAtgcaatcaatgcttccaatcatgccagggaagcctcgcatctcacccttcctcagtGGCCTTCACATGTCCCTTGGCATGGGTGTTCGGAGGTACTCATTGGTATAGAGGGATTCGATTGTGGAGCAAAATTGCATCAGGGACTTCAGAGCAGTTGATTttcccatcctcgttatctcatccacttgatctgtaGATGGTCCATATGCAAGTATCCGCAAgtcagcagtaattttttgctcaggaagaagaccttGAACATGAAAAGTAACCCttttttgcacaaagtatggatcatggttgcaagtAGCACTCATGATTTTGTCGAACAAACtttgttgcattctaaaacaacGTCTACAAACATGATCAGGGAATACACAGTTAgggataaaataatcttccaagagatctttacctcgttTTTCCCTCTTTCTATCCAAGTTTGCAGCACGTCTGGGTTTAGATATTTAACCCACAACTTTCATGACATGGCGAGAATGTGAGGCCCTCTGCCTTTTAtgttcatcatcctcatcctcctccattgcgaaagcctcatctccacctttctcgaGATTGaacaattcttcctgttgtgccaacgATCTTTTCTGTTGCTCCTCAAATTGTTTGGAcaatctccttgaagaagacattgtaagaactcaagatttaaaAACGATGAAGAAAGATTCTGAGCTAAAGAGAAGGATTGAGTTTGGTGTGTGAATGATGATGGATGTaaggatgtagggtttatatggacaaaaaaagaaaggatgaggttctggacaatgccacgtggcactacaTGATTGGtagaaaatcttatcgaaatcttgacTAAATTATTCTACACagatagtgacacgtggcgcgTCCAAATTGGATGAAAATCTAATTAGAAATCTAACCACAAAATAGTATGTTTAGATAAAGACACatggcgtgacaagattggctgaaaatcttatcgaaatcttagctaaattattgtaaacagatagtgacacgtggcacgTCGGGATTGGTTGTGTAGCAAGTAACACAACACTTTAGAAATTAGTGTGAACCCAAAGGGTTGTTCTGCGCGAGGCAGTGTATATGCGTGCTAGTATGTTAACCTTTCACAAAATTGTGCGGTTGTATAGGTTTAGGCGGCTAACTGCTCGAAAGGTATACCGTAGGCAATCTTCCAAAAACCGTAGGCTGATCGTTGAATTCGTAGTAACTTTAGGCTTCCAGGGATCTTTTAGAAATCGTAGACTACTCATTAAATTCGCAGCGACTTTAGGTTTTCAGGGATCTTTCAAAAACCATAGGCTACTCATTAAATTGGCAGCGACTTTATGTTTCCAAGGATGCGCAAAGATCATAAGTTGGTCACATACAAGATGTTCAGCTACTTATGCTAGTTAGTTACATCAAGGATACTCAACCGTATAAACCCTATGCGTGTAGTTGGAGCTAGAATTCCATATCCTCGTAGATATTGCTTATGTATTACACCAGGAATGCTCAACTGCGAATGCTAGCTGGTTACATTGTGGAGCCCAAAATGGATGTCCCTTTAACGGGTAGAGGGAATATTATTCTGTAATATGAAGATCGCTAGTTGGTTACATACAGAATGTCCAGTTGAGGTTGCTAGCAGCTAGTCACATCAAGGATGTTGAACTATGGTTTATTTTCATGGGCAGTCGTCCAAAGGGCGAGTTGTGCAGCGTGCCTTCTTTGTCTCTGAGACTCAGGTCCCTGCGAATCAAACCAAAGGACTAAAGTCTTTTAGTTTAGCTAGGctttgaaaaagaccattatgGCACATACCATCATGCTCTATTTACACCATGGCAACCTGACCCATCCACGTATGGATATTCGGAGTGCATAGTTTACCCTTTTCTAGGGGAAATCATGGTTGGTTCACGGGGGGCGCAATTCTTGCAGTAGGTCCCTAATTGGGCGAGATCTTCAATGAGAGCAGGAGTAAACAGTTGTTGCAAATACGTAGTTGAGCTAAGTGATGAATAACTTTAGAAATCTTCATTGAAAAACGAGATGAAGGATATCGAACTTAGCTGAAAGGTAGAAACTGCATAATAACTGGAGTGTCCTCATCTTGCGAGGTAGTGCCCGTCAAGTTGCTCGAGCCTTCGAGCTTTATTTCGTCTGACCAGAGCTCAGGGTGAAGTGGGAAGTCATGCGTAGTACTTCCGCAGGTTGTAGGCATTCCACTGCTTGTCGATttctttgtcgttcatggtggGGAAGGTGTAGCTACCCTTGCCGCCTGCTCTGCTGACTTTGTACTAACCTTCCTAgatatgatttattttttcgGAGCCCTCTCTTTGGGCAGTGATGAATGTTTTTCTTAAGACTATATCTCTAAGCTAAAACTGCTGGGTATTTGTCTTTTTGTTGTAGCTAGAGATGAGCTGGTGCTGGTAGGTTGCAATACAAGTGATAACCTTCTCGCATTCCTCCTCTGCTAGATTCAGATTTGTGGCCATCTACTTTCTATTTTGCTTCAGAGTTGGCAGTATAGTGTTGATGCTCGGCACGATGACATTAGAAGGGATGATGCTtttgaaccaaatgccaaagagaaaggagtTTTGCCAGTTGCTCACCATTTGGTTGTGAGATACACGTATAAGACACTAGGAAGTTCATCTGGCCCTTTTCCCTGCTTGTTTGTGAAGGATTTCTTAACGCTGTCTAGGATTGTCTTGTTGGATGCCTCTGCATGCTCATTGCCTTGGGGATATCTAGGtgtggacatgtgctgcttgatgccatatttttggaagaactttgcCAAGTATTTGCCCACGAATTGCGGGTCGTTGTCGGTGACGATAGATTATAGGATGCCAAATCAGCACATGATGTTCGTCCATATGAAGCGCTCTATGTCTGATTGAGTAGTGGTGGTCATGGGCTCGGCTTTTACCcacttggtgaagtagtcggtggccacgatcatcatgcctctaCCCTTAGTAACGGGCGGCATAGGCCTTACCAGGTCGATTGCCCACTACATGAATGACCATGGGCTTGTCCGCGGGTGAAGTTCGCTGGCAAGAAGTGCTGGTACAGGCTTGAAGTGTTGGCATCTATCACACTTTTGAACAAATTCCTTAGCATCTTAATGCACGATAGGCCAGTAGTAGCCGGCATTGAAGATCTTATGTACTAAGGATCGGCCTTTAAGTGGTTTCCACAAACTTTTTCATGGATCAAACTCAAAACTTTCAAGTC
This Pyrus communis chromosome 6, drPyrComm1.1, whole genome shotgun sequence DNA region includes the following protein-coding sequences:
- the LOC137737396 gene encoding uncharacterized protein produces the protein MSSSRRLSKQFEEQQKRSLAQQEELFNLEKGGDEAFAMEEDEDDEHKRRCFRMQQSLFDKIMSATCNHDPYFVQKRVTFHVQGLLPEQKITADLRILAYGPSTDQVDEITRMGKSTALKSLMQFCSTIESLYTNEYLRTPMPRDM